A window of Polaribacter litorisediminis contains these coding sequences:
- a CDS encoding potassium channel family protein has product MKKISILCTLLFAIHSFSQETKLKKYSHTEFFKMITAEKDSIFTLENAFITFTEKDMSLNYLYVNDEPKDSIIPLIIAKEIVLKNVHFEHQRNDDAIQGFYNIVFTKNVSIYNTTSLLFFNCVFKGILDMDTSVLGNDQINNLSQKHENYDSDVGFYYCTFQEDTHIDIGSIEYYSSIHFHLFFSKFNAISESINVGIYTNSVKDTFIDENIFNGKGFLMLGVDNSTFTSIYGNDFGNFRVNISKESFNDSQVYLVEKNIFNDAFLLHINQFSINNVYRWTQWKGKVLSSAGYDNYLKYLLAEGTDLEYEELYKSDTVFENYKNRDKVALADSYKFEMQQLGQFYDFYKLQHDSDYANQVYIEFKNLETKRYAYLYKKDPSFNSFFTWKINQFLKIFSGYGTNPSLSIIFSLYVIFLFAFVYLLFPNSWDAHGRKRIMNRYAFFFTYMNKKSGIHEVYLDNQKEDLLEFEEFKTLIEQQGKTVPSFFTFTALPLYKWAVSGTKFSANVLKRVDIMKGTWSDLPKSKRIWKSILLIGAFTIAVFYDILIKMINALMLSINTFTTLGFGEIPIKGLPRYLAIIQGFIGWFMLTIFSVSLISQLLN; this is encoded by the coding sequence ATGAAAAAGATATCAATCCTATGTACTTTATTATTTGCTATCCATAGTTTTTCTCAAGAAACAAAACTCAAAAAATACTCTCATACTGAGTTTTTTAAAATGATTACTGCCGAAAAAGACTCGATTTTTACATTAGAAAATGCATTTATCACCTTTACAGAAAAGGATATGAGTTTAAATTATTTATATGTTAACGACGAACCTAAGGATTCTATAATTCCTTTAATCATAGCTAAAGAAATTGTATTAAAAAACGTGCATTTTGAGCATCAAAGAAATGATGATGCTATTCAAGGTTTTTACAACATTGTTTTCACTAAAAATGTAAGTATTTACAACACTACTTCTTTGTTATTTTTCAATTGTGTTTTTAAAGGGATTTTAGATATGGACACTAGTGTTTTAGGGAATGATCAAATTAATAACCTTTCTCAAAAACACGAAAATTATGATTCTGATGTTGGATTTTACTATTGCACTTTTCAGGAAGATACCCATATAGATATTGGCTCTATTGAATATTATTCTTCCATTCATTTTCATCTTTTTTTCTCGAAATTTAATGCTATCTCAGAAAGCATAAATGTTGGAATCTACACCAATAGTGTAAAAGACACGTTTATTGACGAAAATATTTTTAATGGAAAAGGATTTCTCATGCTTGGTGTAGACAATTCAACTTTTACAAGTATTTACGGAAACGATTTTGGTAATTTTAGAGTAAATATATCAAAAGAATCCTTTAATGACTCTCAAGTATATTTGGTAGAGAAAAATATTTTTAACGATGCCTTTTTACTTCATATCAATCAATTTAGTATTAACAATGTATATCGCTGGACTCAGTGGAAAGGAAAAGTTCTTTCTTCTGCAGGATATGACAACTACCTGAAGTACTTACTAGCAGAAGGCACCGATCTAGAATACGAGGAACTGTATAAAAGTGACACCGTTTTTGAGAATTACAAAAACAGGGACAAAGTAGCATTGGCTGATTCTTATAAATTTGAAATGCAGCAATTAGGACAGTTTTACGATTTCTACAAATTACAACACGATTCAGATTATGCAAACCAAGTATATATTGAATTTAAAAATTTAGAAACCAAACGCTATGCATATTTGTACAAAAAAGATCCATCATTCAATTCGTTTTTTACCTGGAAGATCAACCAGTTTTTAAAGATATTTTCTGGGTATGGTACAAATCCTTCTTTGTCAATCATCTTCTCTTTATATGTTATATTTCTATTTGCTTTTGTGTACCTGTTATTCCCCAATTCTTGGGATGCACATGGGCGTAAGAGAATCATGAACAGATATGCCTTCTTCTTTACCTATATGAATAAAAAAAGCGGAATTCATGAAGTGTATTTAGACAACCAAAAAGAAGATTTATTAGAATTTGAAGAGTTTAAAACCTTGATAGAACAACAAGGGAAAACAGTTCCTTCATTTTTTACATTCACTGCACTCCCACTCTACAAATGGGCAGTTTCTGGTACAAAGTTTTCTGCAAATGTGTTAAAACGAGTAGATATTATGAAAGGCACTTGGAGCGATTTACCAAAATCTAAAAGAATCTGGAAATCAATCTTATTAATTGGTGCGTTTACCATTGCTGTGTTCTATGATATTTTGATAAAAATGATCAATGCCCTAATGCTTTCCATCAACACATTTACAACTCTTGGTTTTGGTGAAATACCCATAAAAGGTTTGCCAAGATATTTGGCAATAATACAAGGTTTTATTGGTTGGTTTATGTTAACTATTTTCTCTGTATCTTTAATTTCTCAATTATTAAACTAA
- a CDS encoding peptidylprolyl isomerase: MKYKIVLVLVFTLIIASCKKTINCIIETNEGNLLIELYPEKAPISVANFLEYVDKGLYENSSFYRVTTPANEAGRTIKIEVIQGGILDEEKQLAPIKIETTKQTGILHKKGTLSMARDEPNTATNHFFICVNAQPSLDFGGKRNPDGLGFAAFGKVIEGSEIVKKIQNRENEEQRLLKPVIIKNIKRVE, encoded by the coding sequence ATGAAGTACAAAATAGTTTTAGTACTTGTATTTACCCTTATAATAGCAAGTTGTAAGAAAACAATAAATTGCATCATAGAAACAAATGAAGGGAACCTGTTGATTGAATTATATCCAGAAAAAGCCCCAATATCTGTGGCTAACTTTTTAGAATATGTAGATAAAGGTTTATACGAAAACTCTTCTTTTTATCGGGTTACAACTCCTGCAAATGAGGCTGGTAGAACGATAAAAATTGAAGTGATACAAGGTGGTATTTTAGATGAAGAAAAACAATTAGCTCCTATTAAAATTGAAACCACAAAACAAACAGGAATTCTTCATAAAAAAGGAACTCTATCTATGGCGAGAGATGAACCCAACACCGCTACTAACCATTTTTTTATCTGTGTTAATGCACAACCGTCATTAGATTTTGGAGGTAAACGAAATCCTGATGGGCTTGGTTTTGCTGCTTTTGGTAAAGTAATTGAAGGTTCTGAAATTGTAAAGAAGATTCAAAACAGAGAAAACGAAGAGCAACGTTTACTAAAACCTGTCATCATTAAAAATATTAAAAGGGTAGAATAG
- a CDS encoding proton-conducting transporter transmembrane domain-containing protein — protein MDLEKNLSTNPQTSDAKPVVAMLVTYFLWFLFIGNLTYLTLNFFNMPDWKFENILKINGFTILIWTTVTFFSAVVSSYAKSYLTGFQYYSKFMILCLTFTLSVMLLVMSNHIFLLLFSWLMMGVLMSQLIGIDKTWGEATEASKFTLKYFLTGTLFLSIGLLLLAFTSDQFTVTGLAKTVKDVPTYITMIAALCVIAAAIVQSAIYPFHRWLLSAMTAPTPASALMHAGFVNGAGILLSLFATLLFASDTLTILFVIGGLTAILAQFTKLLQVNVKQRLGCSTIAQMGFMIMQCGLGFFNAAVVHLILHGFYKAYLFLSSGEEIAQTKPEKTEPLKIKPFQALVVLIFGGLGAYLFILWTGKRMEMDSSVFLTLVVAITVGQATYNIVKEKSLSIVQKIVFPAVLFIAGIGIYALMYNGVTILMADMPMIAKPMPLSWVQIVFGFIFLIGFFVMKLRVYKKIPWLYVKLMNLSQPFNKSVLMFKSK, from the coding sequence ATGGATCTTGAAAAAAATTTAAGCACAAACCCCCAGACTTCAGATGCGAAGCCTGTAGTCGCGATGCTTGTCACTTATTTCCTATGGTTTCTTTTTATTGGAAACCTCACCTATCTAACTCTCAATTTCTTCAATATGCCAGATTGGAAATTTGAAAACATTTTAAAAATAAATGGGTTTACAATTTTAATATGGACCACTGTTACTTTTTTTAGTGCTGTTGTAAGCAGTTATGCGAAGAGCTATTTGACAGGTTTTCAGTATTATTCTAAATTCATGATACTTTGCTTGACGTTCACTTTATCTGTAATGCTATTGGTCATGTCTAATCACATCTTTCTTTTACTTTTTAGCTGGTTGATGATGGGTGTATTAATGTCGCAATTAATTGGAATTGACAAAACTTGGGGAGAAGCCACTGAAGCCTCAAAATTTACACTAAAATATTTTCTAACCGGTACCTTGTTTTTAAGTATTGGCTTGCTACTTTTAGCTTTTACTAGTGATCAATTTACGGTAACTGGTTTGGCTAAGACGGTCAAAGATGTCCCTACTTACATTACCATGATCGCTGCCCTATGTGTTATTGCAGCCGCTATTGTACAATCGGCAATCTACCCTTTTCATCGCTGGTTATTATCAGCAATGACCGCTCCTACCCCAGCCTCTGCTTTGATGCACGCAGGCTTTGTGAACGGTGCAGGAATTTTATTGTCGTTGTTTGCCACCCTATTATTTGCTTCAGATACCTTAACAATTTTGTTTGTCATTGGTGGCTTAACCGCCATTCTTGCTCAATTTACCAAACTTTTACAAGTAAATGTAAAGCAGCGATTGGGTTGTTCTACCATCGCTCAAATGGGTTTTATGATCATGCAATGTGGTCTTGGCTTTTTTAATGCTGCCGTGGTACATTTAATTCTTCATGGTTTTTACAAGGCCTATTTATTTCTTTCATCTGGAGAAGAAATTGCCCAAACAAAACCAGAAAAAACAGAACCTTTAAAAATTAAACCCTTTCAAGCTTTGGTTGTTTTAATTTTTGGTGGATTGGGTGCATATCTTTTTATTCTGTGGACAGGAAAAAGAATGGAAATGGATAGTAGTGTGTTTTTAACTTTAGTGGTTGCTATTACCGTTGGACAGGCGACCTATAATATTGTCAAAGAAAAAAGTTTATCCATAGTTCAAAAAATTGTCTTTCCCGCAGTGTTGTTTATCGCAGGGATTGGCATCTATGCACTGATGTATAACGGCGTTACTATTTTAATGGCGGATATGCCAATGATTGCAAAACCAATGCCTTTATCTTGGGTGCAGATTGTCTTTGGATTTATTTTCTTGATTGGATTTTTTGTCATGAAATTAAGAGTGTATAAAAAAATTCCTTGGCTCTATGTAAAATTAATGAACCTTTCTCAGCCTTTTAACAAATCCGTTCTAATGTTTAAATCTAAATAA
- a CDS encoding carboxypeptidase-like regulatory domain-containing protein, whose product MKSYIQINSDCFDTPMALPRGSSLKLKNRIKFLVFFFVGFIHAQENNQFTFQVFDYETKEPISYATVLLKKQNRGTHADFNGFFQLPKLLTTNEIFVVSAIGYNTIEFILSDFSKNGVNKIYLTNAVFVLDDIILKAQKGKKRNLEAKEIVQRAIDEILNNHPTKPYSYIAHYRDYLQPTNDIYKISKELKEDVKYLNLNEGVVEVFDSGFKSEPVSGVNNQDALYDFKLNNKYIVDTTLIIPYDNFNAKFSEGIRIESFGGNELNILKIANPIRNYKSQSISFINSFYKDFIKNHYFKLEGKQKVQNDTLYEISFRTIKAKTTKIHKGNGKIYISKNNFAIFKLNYYLFFDPIKKPKYSINLEYKPYHGKMYLDYISFNNLLEIKNTEQTELNYVGFLPKDNTLVFKFNNPVNYGSVKSWKRKINLFFDNKRLKISSVKIKQMMVTNKKSPFLFITIDSKRLDSFFNGTNNKTDFINRITVEFKRIKDRNDFFVNDAPPFKFYQFRELFVQKIFKNKELPKNKNFIDKNKPLLNANLAVFDFKNDFWINTPLKFED is encoded by the coding sequence ATGAAAAGTTACATACAGATCAACTCCGATTGTTTTGATACCCCGATGGCTCTGCCTCGGGGTAGTTCATTAAAACTGAAAAACCGTATAAAGTTTTTGGTTTTCTTTTTTGTTGGTTTTATACATGCACAGGAAAATAATCAATTTACATTCCAAGTATTTGATTATGAAACAAAAGAGCCTATTTCTTATGCAACAGTTTTATTAAAAAAACAAAACAGAGGAACACATGCTGATTTTAATGGATTTTTTCAACTCCCTAAGCTTTTGACAACTAATGAGATTTTTGTAGTTTCTGCAATTGGCTATAATACTATAGAATTTATCTTATCAGATTTTTCCAAAAATGGTGTAAACAAAATATATCTAACAAACGCTGTTTTTGTTTTGGATGACATTATACTTAAGGCTCAAAAGGGTAAGAAAAGGAACCTTGAAGCAAAAGAAATCGTACAACGAGCAATTGATGAAATTTTAAATAATCACCCAACAAAACCGTACTCTTATATAGCACATTATAGAGATTACCTTCAGCCTACAAATGATATTTACAAAATATCAAAAGAGCTAAAAGAAGATGTGAAATACTTGAATTTAAACGAAGGAGTTGTTGAGGTGTTTGATAGTGGCTTTAAAAGTGAACCTGTTTCAGGTGTTAACAATCAAGATGCATTATATGATTTTAAATTAAATAACAAGTACATAGTTGATACAACTTTAATTATACCTTATGACAATTTTAATGCTAAATTTAGTGAAGGTATTAGAATCGAATCATTTGGCGGAAATGAGCTTAATATTTTAAAAATAGCAAATCCAATAAGAAACTATAAATCACAATCAATATCCTTTATAAATTCATTTTATAAAGACTTTATTAAAAATCATTATTTTAAATTAGAAGGAAAGCAAAAAGTACAAAATGATACGCTATATGAAATTTCATTCAGAACTATAAAGGCTAAAACTACTAAAATTCATAAAGGCAATGGTAAAATTTATATATCAAAAAATAATTTTGCGATTTTTAAACTAAATTACTATTTATTTTTTGATCCTATAAAAAAACCAAAGTATAGTATAAATTTAGAATACAAGCCTTATCATGGTAAAATGTATTTAGACTATATTTCTTTCAATAATTTATTAGAAATAAAGAATACAGAGCAAACAGAACTTAATTATGTTGGGTTTTTACCAAAAGATAACACGCTTGTTTTTAAATTTAATAATCCTGTTAATTATGGTTCTGTAAAGTCTTGGAAGAGAAAAATAAATTTATTTTTTGACAACAAAAGACTTAAAATTTCTAGTGTCAAGATAAAACAAATGATGGTTACTAATAAGAAATCACCATTTCTATTTATTACTATTGATAGTAAAAGATTGGATTCATTTTTTAATGGAACTAATAATAAAACTGATTTTATTAATAGAATTACAGTAGAGTTTAAAAGAATAAAAGATAGAAATGATTTTTTTGTAAACGATGCACCACCTTTTAAATTTTATCAATTTAGAGAGTTGTTTGTGCAGAAAATATTTAAAAATAAAGAACTACCTAAAAATAAAAATTTTATTGATAAGAATAAGCCATTGTTGAATGCGAATTTAGCTGTATTTGACTTTAAAAATGATTTTTGGATAAATACACCTTTAAAGTTTGAAGATTAA
- a CDS encoding DUF2309 domain-containing protein, with translation MMKQHIINSIDEASKVIGKTWPLYTFVASNPLSGYENSSFSEAVNSAEKNFNANAFPSAALYQQAFKKGDIDTTILTGLLKENKLTESPEFYLNLLDSKKKTQVLNENHAVDVVMVKWLSSFMDEGLAEWEMPYKTEGFYTAWRLLVVYDSESTGKTALKDIPKTSIATLEEILKDYKESDYTAIFTHHLAALPGWTGYLNHRTQSGSDWQKEYPIEAMDYLAARLWTAKKLNSPILPSKVAENKDALVFKIQYTFLKAWEQSWQNQLVKTLENESIATTAVENAVPDAQLVFCIDTRSELIRRHIESKGNYETFGYAGFFGITMDYESLNDGITRKSCPPIVNSAYKVSEIAQTNKEGNLKNYQNKNSISIFKEYFRKRMKNMIPSAFGYVEGSGLFYGISLVAKTLMPRKMYQLEDKKASKVEGMCQPDINKSIIENSEDVGIPLTEKVAIVKSAFDLMGWKQFAPLVIFAGHGSHSANNPFSSSLDCGACAASPGRHNARMLAKLANLPEVRQVLKEMHHINIPENTLFLGAEHNTTTDAIILFDSEASDIHQPLIHNLKVSLIQAQKTATEDRLGNKGNSVSSAEKKANNWGETRPEWGLAKNAGFIVGPRNLTKNTNLDSRCFLHSYEWELDTEGKALEGIMQGPMTVTQWINNHYYFSTVDNNVYGGGSKITHNITGKFGVVQGNGGDLKMGLPLQSLFGSDEVMYHQPLRLSVMIQAPLTRVSEIIARNEGMKRLLDNEWIYLMVMDPTSKNEIFNYKKSIQWKSNSI, from the coding sequence ATGATGAAGCAGCACATAATAAACAGTATTGACGAAGCATCAAAAGTAATCGGAAAGACTTGGCCTTTATACACATTTGTAGCTTCGAACCCTTTATCAGGTTATGAAAACTCATCGTTTTCTGAAGCTGTAAATTCGGCAGAAAAAAACTTTAACGCCAATGCTTTTCCATCCGCAGCCTTATATCAACAAGCCTTTAAGAAAGGTGATATCGATACCACTATTTTAACAGGTTTATTAAAAGAAAACAAACTAACTGAATCACCTGAATTCTATTTAAATCTTTTAGATTCAAAAAAGAAAACACAAGTTTTAAATGAAAATCACGCTGTAGATGTGGTCATGGTAAAGTGGTTGTCTTCTTTTATGGATGAAGGTTTGGCAGAATGGGAAATGCCTTATAAAACGGAAGGTTTTTACACGGCATGGAGACTTCTCGTAGTATACGATTCTGAATCTACAGGAAAAACCGCATTAAAAGATATTCCAAAAACAAGTATTGCAACCTTAGAAGAAATTTTAAAAGATTATAAAGAAAGTGATTATACGGCCATTTTTACGCATCATTTGGCTGCACTTCCAGGTTGGACGGGCTATTTAAATCATAGAACACAATCAGGCTCAGATTGGCAAAAAGAATACCCAATTGAAGCAATGGATTATTTAGCGGCTAGACTTTGGACTGCTAAAAAATTAAATTCGCCTATTTTACCTTCAAAAGTAGCCGAAAATAAAGACGCGCTTGTATTTAAAATTCAATATACTTTTTTAAAAGCTTGGGAACAAAGCTGGCAAAATCAATTGGTAAAAACGTTAGAAAATGAATCGATTGCGACAACTGCCGTAGAAAATGCAGTTCCTGATGCCCAACTCGTATTTTGTATTGACACGCGTTCTGAATTGATTCGAAGACACATAGAATCTAAAGGGAATTACGAAACTTTTGGATACGCAGGTTTTTTCGGAATTACGATGGATTATGAAAGTTTAAACGACGGAATTACGCGTAAATCATGTCCGCCAATTGTAAATTCTGCCTATAAGGTTTCAGAAATAGCACAAACAAATAAGGAAGGAAACCTCAAAAACTATCAAAATAAAAATAGCATCTCAATCTTTAAGGAATACTTTAGAAAACGAATGAAAAATATGATTCCTTCTGCTTTTGGGTATGTTGAGGGTTCTGGTCTTTTCTATGGAATTTCATTAGTCGCAAAAACTTTAATGCCTCGAAAAATGTATCAATTAGAGGATAAAAAAGCTTCTAAAGTGGAAGGAATGTGTCAACCTGACATCAACAAAAGCATCATTGAAAATTCTGAAGATGTAGGCATTCCGTTAACAGAAAAAGTAGCGATTGTGAAATCTGCTTTCGATTTGATGGGCTGGAAACAATTTGCGCCATTAGTCATTTTTGCCGGTCATGGAAGTCATTCGGCTAACAATCCTTTTAGTTCTAGTTTAGATTGTGGCGCCTGTGCAGCAAGTCCTGGAAGACACAATGCAAGAATGCTCGCCAAATTAGCAAATTTACCAGAAGTTAGACAAGTGCTAAAAGAAATGCATCACATCAACATTCCTGAAAACACCTTATTTTTAGGTGCCGAGCATAACACGACGACAGATGCTATCATCCTTTTCGATTCTGAGGCTTCAGATATTCATCAACCTTTGATTCATAATTTAAAGGTCAGTTTAATTCAGGCTCAAAAAACGGCTACAGAAGATCGATTAGGGAATAAAGGGAATAGTGTTTCATCCGCAGAAAAAAAAGCAAATAATTGGGGGGAAACAAGACCAGAATGGGGATTGGCAAAAAACGCAGGTTTTATTGTTGGCCCGAGAAATTTAACCAAAAACACAAATTTAGACAGCCGTTGTTTTTTGCATTCTTATGAATGGGAATTAGACACGGAAGGCAAAGCTTTAGAGGGCATTATGCAAGGACCTATGACTGTAACACAATGGATTAACAACCATTATTACTTCTCAACGGTAGATAATAATGTGTATGGAGGTGGTTCTAAAATAACACATAATATTACGGGAAAATTTGGAGTTGTTCAAGGAAATGGCGGAGATCTTAAAATGGGTTTACCCTTACAATCTTTATTCGGATCTGATGAGGTGATGTATCATCAACCCTTGCGATTATCGGTGATGATTCAAGCGCCTTTGACTAGAGTTTCTGAGATTATCGCCAGAAACGAAGGCATGAAAAGATTGTTAGATAATGAATGGATTTACTTAATGGTGATGGATCCTACTAGTAAAAATGAGATTTTTAATTATAAAAAATCGATTCAATGGAAATCGAATTCGATATAA
- a CDS encoding cupin domain-containing protein, whose product MNKILYQKTKQKRHWIHNKYLLFYGLIGVLITACKPNNNLPDPLEAGWKEDKVCKVLVENEKVRTLKCVFPPRVGHDKHFHAKHFGYAIKGSRFRITDATGTREVNVPSGYNFYNEKIKWHKVLNIGDSTAIFLIVEPK is encoded by the coding sequence ATGAATAAAATCCTTTATCAAAAAACAAAGCAAAAAAGGCATTGGATACATAATAAGTATCTTCTTTTTTATGGTCTAATTGGTGTTTTAATTACTGCCTGTAAACCCAATAATAATTTACCAGATCCTTTAGAGGCTGGCTGGAAAGAGGATAAAGTTTGTAAAGTATTAGTTGAAAATGAAAAAGTAAGAACTTTAAAATGTGTGTTTCCTCCAAGAGTTGGCCATGATAAACATTTTCATGCAAAACATTTCGGTTATGCTATTAAAGGAAGTAGATTCAGAATTACAGATGCTACGGGAACTCGTGAAGTTAATGTACCATCTGGGTACAATTTTTATAATGAAAAAATTAAATGGCATAAAGTTTTAAATATTGGCGATAGCACCGCCATATTTTTGATTGTAGAACCAAAATAA
- the tnpA gene encoding IS200/IS605 family transposase, whose translation MSEHIHKSHNKSLILYHFVCPVKYRRTVFSPEVSNTFKEVCLKISERYEIHFLEIGIDGNHVHFLIQSVPLNSAKKIISAVQSITAKEIFRLHPEVKRFLWGGKFWTSGYYVNTVGQYANEEVIKKYLQNQGKSEYEKLHTDQLRLF comes from the coding sequence ATGAGCGAACATATTCATAAAAGTCATAATAAAAGCTTGATATTATATCATTTTGTTTGTCCTGTAAAATATAGACGAACAGTTTTTAGTCCAGAAGTTTCAAATACATTTAAAGAAGTTTGTTTGAAAATATCAGAAAGGTATGAGATTCATTTTTTGGAAATTGGTATTGATGGTAATCATGTTCATTTTTTGATTCAGAGTGTTCCTCTGAATTCAGCTAAAAAGATAATTAGTGCTGTTCAAAGTATTACAGCAAAGGAGATTTTCAGGTTACATCCAGAAGTTAAAAGATTTTTATGGGGAGGGAAATTTTGGACAAGTGGTTATTATGTCAATACAGTTGGTCAGTATGCAAATGAAGAAGTTATCAAAAAGTATCTTCAAAATCAAGGTAAATCAGAATATGAAAAGTTACATACAGATCAACTCCGATTGTTTTGA
- a CDS encoding HYC_CC_PP family protein: protein MKKIFHKIASLLMAFVVLLSTMSFTVDMHYCGDTLVETAVFHKATGCGMKMQKPSSKDCEIIKNNCCKDEQLVLNGQEELQLKVDTISFDQQLFIASFIFSYQQLFKGFDKNSSFYKNYKVPLVSRQRYKLDETYLI, encoded by the coding sequence ATGAAAAAAATATTCCATAAAATAGCATCTTTATTAATGGCATTTGTAGTGTTACTTTCTACAATGTCATTTACTGTTGATATGCATTACTGTGGAGATACGTTAGTAGAAACCGCCGTTTTTCATAAAGCTACAGGCTGCGGAATGAAAATGCAAAAACCTTCGAGCAAAGATTGTGAAATCATCAAAAATAATTGTTGCAAGGACGAGCAATTAGTGCTTAACGGTCAAGAGGAGCTTCAACTAAAAGTAGATACAATTTCTTTTGATCAGCAACTTTTTATAGCTTCATTTATTTTTTCTTATCAACAGCTTTTTAAAGGCTTTGATAAAAATAGCTCTTTTTATAAAAACTACAAAGTACCACTCGTCAGTAGGCAACGCTACAAACTAGACGAGACGTATTTAATTTGA
- a CDS encoding DUF6090 family protein, with amino-acid sequence MIHLFRKIRLQLIRDNRIHKYLLYALGEIVLVVVGIVLALQFNNWNLENENSKKEEWYLINVAEDVEYQKAELVDLIVNYKYSIAVSKSLLKDFNRFNSFAKIDSLNEKLNALTFADNFPNINNTYQELVSSGQQTLIKEKELSLELIDFYLFCEDNFLDVKSNNDNLYYKEVYPVLNKLSQIYVTFEDLNEDEEIAINNVHLLNSYLTSELEKPANILALLNAIKTQTMILVEHLELAEETLIGGKELVAQIDEYLGLTADMVNHYD; translated from the coding sequence ATGATACATTTATTCCGAAAAATTAGGCTGCAATTGATACGTGACAATAGGATTCATAAATACTTACTCTATGCTTTAGGCGAGATTGTTTTAGTGGTTGTGGGTATTGTTTTAGCACTCCAGTTTAACAACTGGAATCTTGAAAATGAAAATTCTAAAAAAGAAGAATGGTATTTGATTAATGTTGCTGAAGATGTGGAATATCAGAAAGCAGAGTTGGTTGATTTAATTGTAAACTATAAATACAGTATTGCAGTTTCAAAGTCGCTTTTAAAAGATTTTAACCGCTTTAACAGTTTTGCAAAAATTGATAGTTTAAATGAAAAACTGAATGCCCTCACTTTTGCTGACAATTTTCCAAATATCAATAATACGTACCAAGAATTAGTCTCATCTGGCCAACAAACTTTAATAAAAGAAAAAGAGCTGAGTTTAGAATTGATTGATTTTTACCTTTTTTGTGAAGACAATTTTCTGGATGTTAAAAGCAATAATGATAATCTCTATTATAAAGAGGTATATCCTGTGCTGAACAAGTTATCTCAAATTTATGTAACCTTTGAGGATCTTAATGAAGATGAAGAAATCGCTATTAATAATGTTCATTTATTAAATAGTTATTTAACCTCTGAGCTTGAAAAACCAGCAAATATTTTAGCTCTTTTAAATGCTATTAAGACTCAAACCATGATTTTAGTCGAACATCTTGAATTGGCAGAAGAAACCTTAATAGGTGGCAAAGAATTGGTTGCTCAAATTGATGAATATTTGGGATTAACTGCTGATATGGTGAATCACTATGATTAA